Proteins encoded together in one Streptomyces sp. B1I3 window:
- a CDS encoding peptidase C39 family protein has protein sequence MTRPTTRRTVLTAALAAAAGAGTVASAGPATASSSSRTSSSAAAASVVDNRFWSTYTDWRFGSAAGTRAVAGRRPGLVIAAPAGTTEYTDPHTGTTGTWEYATWTSPLHRSAVPATEVIASWNARTPAGTWIQIELRGRYSDGTDTPWYVMGRWAAGDGDIRRTSVDDQTDGRSTVWTDTFSVDDAASGLRLVSYRLRLTLYRTPGSGLTPTVHRIGAMASDVPDRFTVEPSTPGITRELAVPRYSQNVHVGQYPEYDNGGEAWCSPTSSQMIIEYWGRRPTAEDLAWVKPGIADPQVCHAARHTFDHQYEGCGNWPFNAAYAATYKDMNAVVTRLGSLTDVERLVRVGIPVITSQSFLKEELTGAGYGTSGHLMTVIGFTADGDVIANDPASPDNDAVRRVYRRAEWENIWLRTKRYDANGRVRSGTGGVCYIYWPAHPSPAQRRVLQSFGLL, from the coding sequence ATGACCAGACCGACCACACGCAGGACCGTGCTCACCGCCGCGCTCGCGGCAGCGGCCGGGGCGGGCACGGTGGCCTCCGCCGGCCCCGCGACGGCCTCCTCCTCCTCCCGCACCTCCTCCTCCGCGGCGGCCGCCTCGGTCGTGGACAACCGCTTCTGGAGTACGTACACCGACTGGCGCTTCGGCTCCGCGGCCGGAACCCGCGCCGTCGCCGGCCGGCGGCCGGGCCTGGTGATCGCGGCCCCCGCCGGCACCACCGAGTACACCGACCCGCACACCGGCACGACCGGCACGTGGGAGTACGCCACCTGGACCTCGCCGCTCCACCGCTCCGCCGTCCCGGCGACCGAGGTGATCGCCTCCTGGAACGCCCGGACGCCGGCGGGCACCTGGATCCAGATCGAGCTACGCGGCCGCTACTCGGACGGAACGGACACACCCTGGTACGTGATGGGCCGGTGGGCGGCAGGCGACGGCGACATCCGCCGGACGTCCGTCGACGACCAGACCGACGGCAGGAGCACGGTCTGGACCGACACGTTCTCGGTGGACGACGCGGCGAGCGGACTCCGGCTGGTCTCCTACCGGCTCAGGCTCACCCTGTACCGGACCCCGGGCAGCGGCCTCACGCCCACGGTCCACCGGATCGGCGCCATGGCCTCGGACGTCCCGGACCGCTTCACCGTCGAGCCGAGCACGCCCGGGATCACCCGGGAGCTGGCGGTGCCCCGCTACTCGCAGAACGTCCATGTGGGGCAGTACCCCGAGTACGACAACGGGGGTGAGGCCTGGTGCAGCCCCACCTCCTCGCAGATGATCATCGAGTACTGGGGGCGCCGGCCCACCGCGGAGGACCTCGCCTGGGTGAAGCCGGGGATCGCCGACCCGCAGGTCTGTCACGCGGCCCGCCACACCTTCGACCACCAGTACGAAGGCTGTGGCAACTGGCCCTTCAACGCCGCGTACGCGGCCACGTACAAGGACATGAACGCGGTCGTCACCCGCCTCGGCTCGCTCACCGACGTGGAGCGGCTCGTCCGCGTGGGCATTCCGGTCATCACGTCACAGTCGTTCCTCAAGGAGGAGCTGACGGGCGCCGGATACGGCACCTCCGGCCACCTGATGACCGTCATCGGCTTCACCGCCGACGGCGACGTGATCGCCAACGACCCGGCTTCCCCTGACAACGACGCCGTCCGCCGCGTCTACCGAAGGGCCGAGTGGGAGAACATCTGGCTCCGCACGAAGCGCTACGACGCGAACGGGCGGGTCAGGAGTGGCACGGGAGGGGTCTGCTACATCTACTGGCCTGCCCACCCGTCGCCGGCGCAGCGGCGCGTCCTTCAGTCCTTCGGCCTGCTGTGA
- a CDS encoding riboflavin synthase — translation MFTGIVEELGEVTAVEKLGDASRFRLRGPVVTEGAGHGDSIAVNGVCLTVVDLGEHEFTADVMAETLSRSSLGALTAGSRVNLERPMALGGRLGGHIVQGHVDGTGRIIERKISENWEIVKISLPADLTRYVVEKGSITVDGVSLTVVDAGPDYFTISLIPTTLALTTLGIKEPGDPVNLEVDVLAKYVERLLGAGAGPATKPGEPVA, via the coding sequence GTGTTCACCGGAATTGTCGAAGAACTGGGTGAGGTCACCGCCGTCGAGAAGCTCGGCGACGCCTCGCGCTTCCGGCTGCGTGGCCCCGTGGTCACCGAAGGCGCCGGACACGGTGACTCCATCGCCGTCAACGGCGTCTGCCTCACCGTCGTGGACCTCGGCGAACACGAGTTCACCGCCGATGTGATGGCCGAGACGCTGAGCCGTTCGAGCCTGGGCGCGCTCACGGCCGGCTCCCGGGTCAACCTGGAGCGGCCCATGGCGCTCGGCGGCCGGCTCGGCGGGCACATCGTCCAGGGCCACGTGGACGGCACGGGCCGCATCATCGAGCGCAAAATCTCCGAGAACTGGGAGATCGTCAAGATCTCCCTTCCCGCGGACCTGACCCGCTACGTGGTGGAGAAGGGCTCGATCACCGTCGACGGCGTCAGCCTGACCGTCGTCGACGCCGGGCCGGACTACTTCACCATCAGCCTCATCCCGACCACCCTGGCGCTGACGACGCTGGGCATCAAGGAGCCGGGCGACCCCGTCAACCTCGAGGTGGACGTCCTCGCGAAGTACGTCGAGAGGCTGCTCGGCGCCGGCGCCGGCCCCGCGACGAAGCCCGGGGAGCCGGTCGCATGA
- a CDS encoding hemolysin family protein, producing MTTPLLLLTAAFLLILANGFFVAAEFGLVTVERPDAERAAAEGDRRAGTVVAALRELSFQLSGTQLGITITSLVVGMLAEPALAQLLAGPLTATGLPAGAAPGVSVVVGMLLASAVQMVIGELVPKNWAISRPLQVARFVAGPQHRFSTVLRPVITVLNTVANRLVRLFGVEPTDELASARTPGELVSLARHSAQAGALEQDTADLFVRTLSLAGLTTQHVMTPRVRVSALQSSATAADVLNLTRATGLSRFPVYRDRIDEVVGMVHLKNALAVPAQDRMRTPVGSIAVPPLLVPETLPVEQLLRRLRNEQPIAVVVDEYGGTAGVVTLEDIIEELVGEVRDEHDAEGADRPDLTPVVADDGRPGWDVEGSCRVLTLRRIGLEVPDGPYETVAGLVADLLGRIPAPGDRAELPGWRVLVRQVGHYRAEQVRFVRLTDPARPVAAELTQELLEAVR from the coding sequence ATGACCACCCCCCTGTTGCTGCTCACCGCGGCATTCCTTCTCATCCTCGCCAACGGATTCTTCGTGGCAGCCGAATTCGGGCTCGTCACGGTGGAACGGCCCGACGCCGAACGCGCGGCCGCCGAAGGCGACCGCCGGGCCGGCACCGTCGTGGCGGCCCTGCGCGAACTCTCCTTCCAGCTCTCCGGCACCCAGCTGGGCATCACCATCACCTCGCTGGTCGTCGGCATGCTCGCCGAACCCGCGCTCGCCCAGTTGCTGGCCGGACCGCTCACCGCCACCGGCCTGCCCGCAGGGGCAGCCCCCGGGGTGAGCGTCGTCGTCGGCATGCTGCTCGCCTCCGCCGTCCAGATGGTGATCGGCGAACTCGTGCCCAAGAACTGGGCGATCTCCCGGCCGCTCCAGGTCGCACGCTTCGTCGCCGGCCCCCAGCACCGCTTCTCCACCGTCCTGCGCCCGGTGATCACGGTGCTGAACACCGTCGCCAACCGGCTGGTACGGCTGTTCGGTGTCGAACCCACCGACGAACTGGCCTCCGCGCGGACGCCCGGCGAGCTGGTCTCACTGGCCCGGCACTCGGCCCAGGCCGGGGCCCTGGAACAGGACACCGCCGACCTCTTCGTACGGACCCTGTCCCTGGCCGGGCTCACCACGCAGCACGTCATGACGCCGCGGGTCAGGGTCAGTGCGCTGCAGTCGTCGGCGACCGCCGCGGACGTCCTCAACCTCACCCGGGCCACCGGACTCTCCCGCTTCCCGGTCTACCGCGACCGCATCGACGAGGTCGTCGGCATGGTCCACCTGAAGAACGCGCTCGCCGTCCCCGCCCAGGACCGGATGCGCACCCCGGTCGGCAGCATCGCCGTGCCGCCGCTCCTGGTGCCGGAGACACTGCCCGTCGAACAACTCCTGCGAAGGCTCCGCAACGAGCAGCCGATAGCCGTCGTGGTCGACGAGTACGGCGGCACCGCCGGGGTCGTCACCCTCGAGGACATCATCGAGGAGCTCGTCGGCGAGGTCCGCGACGAGCACGACGCGGAAGGCGCCGACCGCCCCGACCTGACCCCCGTGGTCGCCGACGACGGCCGGCCCGGCTGGGACGTGGAAGGCAGCTGCAGGGTTCTGACCCTGCGGCGCATAGGCCTCGAGGTGCCCGACGGGCCGTACGAGACCGTGGCGGGGCTGGTCGCCGACCTGCTGGGGCGCATTCCCGCCCCCGGCGACCGGGCCGAACTGCCCGGCTGGCGGGTCCTGGTCCGCCAGGTCGGCCACTACCGCGCCGAACAGGTCCGCTTCGTCCGCCTGACGGACCCGGCGCGGCCCGTGGCGGCCGAACTCACCCAGGAGCTGCTGGAGGCCGTGCGATGA
- a CDS encoding bifunctional 3,4-dihydroxy-2-butanone-4-phosphate synthase/GTP cyclohydrolase II produces the protein MTAQPTWLHDRTPESLSLDPVEQAIRDIAAGRPVVVVDDEDRENEGDLVIAAEKATPEIIAFMMSECRGLICAPMEDDELERLQLPQMVEHNTESMKTAFTVSVDASAAHGVSTGISAADRATTLRMLAGGVAGPGDFVRPGHVFPLRARSGGVLVRNGHTEAAVDLARLAGLRPAGAIVEIAGEDGVMLRLPELVPFARKHGLTIISIEDLIAYRRSAEPTVRREAEVRLPTAFGPFTAYGYRSTVDGVEHVALVHGDIGDGQDVLVRVHSECLTGDIFQSQRCDCGPQLHASMERVTAEGRGVVVYLRGHEGRGIGLLSKLRAYELQERGADTLDANLELGLPADARDYAAGAQILSDLGVHSLRLMTNNPEKTAALVRHGLGITGREPMPVQAGEHNLHYLRTKRDRMGHDLPWLDPITVSTCGNQ, from the coding sequence ATGACTGCCCAGCCCACCTGGCTGCACGACCGCACCCCCGAGAGCCTCTCCCTCGACCCCGTCGAACAGGCGATCCGCGACATCGCCGCGGGACGGCCCGTCGTCGTCGTCGACGACGAGGACCGGGAGAACGAGGGTGACCTCGTCATCGCCGCCGAGAAGGCGACCCCCGAGATCATCGCCTTCATGATGAGCGAGTGCCGCGGCCTGATCTGCGCGCCCATGGAGGACGACGAACTGGAACGCCTCCAGCTCCCCCAGATGGTCGAACACAACACCGAGTCGATGAAGACCGCCTTCACCGTCTCCGTGGACGCCTCCGCCGCACACGGGGTGAGCACCGGTATCTCCGCCGCCGACCGGGCCACCACCCTGCGGATGCTGGCCGGCGGTGTCGCGGGCCCCGGCGACTTCGTACGACCCGGCCACGTCTTCCCGCTCCGCGCCCGCTCCGGTGGTGTCCTCGTCCGCAACGGACACACCGAGGCAGCCGTGGACCTCGCCCGGCTCGCCGGACTGCGGCCGGCCGGCGCCATCGTCGAGATCGCCGGCGAGGACGGCGTGATGCTCCGCCTGCCCGAACTCGTCCCGTTCGCCCGCAAGCACGGCCTCACGATCATCTCCATCGAGGACCTGATCGCCTACCGGCGCAGCGCCGAACCGACCGTCCGCCGGGAGGCCGAGGTCCGGCTGCCCACCGCCTTCGGCCCGTTCACCGCCTACGGCTACCGCTCGACCGTCGACGGCGTCGAGCACGTCGCACTCGTCCACGGCGACATCGGCGACGGCCAGGACGTGCTCGTACGCGTCCACTCCGAGTGCCTGACCGGCGACATCTTCCAGTCGCAGCGCTGCGACTGCGGCCCGCAGCTCCACGCCTCCATGGAACGCGTCACGGCGGAGGGGCGCGGCGTCGTCGTCTACCTGCGCGGCCACGAGGGCCGCGGCATCGGGCTGCTGTCCAAGCTGCGGGCCTACGAACTCCAGGAGCGCGGCGCCGACACCCTCGACGCCAACCTCGAGCTCGGCCTGCCGGCCGACGCCCGGGACTACGCGGCGGGCGCCCAGATCCTCAGCGACCTCGGCGTCCACTCGCTCCGGCTCATGACCAACAACCCGGAGAAGACGGCCGCCCTCGTCAGGCACGGCCTCGGAATCACCGGACGCGAACCCATGCCCGTCCAGGCCGGTGAGCACAACCTCCACTACCTGCGCACCAAGCGCGACCGCATGGGACACGACCTGCCCTGGCTCGACCCCATCACCGTGTCGACCTGCGGCAACCAGTAA
- a CDS encoding hemolysin family protein: MSLVQLLFAGLLVLANGFFVGAEFALVSVRRSQVEPLAAKGSGRAGQVLYGLENLPQMMAAAQFGITVCSLTLGAVAEPTVAHLLEPVFHAVHLPEALIHPLGYALALVLVVFLHLVVGEMVPKNLAMAAPEKTALWLSPALVGFARLCRPVTSALGACARLVLRLFGVEPRDEVEAVFTSEQLNRLVEDSGQAGLLEPEAQERLEDALELGSRPVTDVLLDRAVLVTVDPSVTPRRIEELTVRTGYSRFPVCAEGGGPFMGYLHVKDVLELEDGERAVPQHVWRPMATVRAELPLDDALTVMRRAATHLAQVADASGKVLGLVAMEDVLETLVGEVRDPAHRVSVPRRTVEVPKAMAPLG; the protein is encoded by the coding sequence ATGAGCCTCGTACAGCTGCTCTTCGCCGGGCTCCTCGTCCTGGCGAACGGCTTCTTTGTCGGCGCCGAGTTCGCACTCGTCTCCGTACGCCGCAGCCAGGTGGAACCTCTCGCGGCGAAGGGATCCGGCCGCGCCGGACAGGTCCTGTACGGCCTGGAGAACCTGCCGCAGATGATGGCCGCCGCACAGTTCGGCATCACCGTCTGCTCCCTGACCCTCGGTGCCGTGGCGGAGCCGACCGTGGCCCACCTCCTGGAGCCGGTCTTCCACGCCGTGCACCTGCCCGAGGCACTGATCCACCCGCTCGGCTACGCCCTGGCCCTCGTCCTCGTGGTCTTCCTCCACCTCGTCGTCGGCGAGATGGTCCCGAAGAACCTGGCGATGGCCGCGCCCGAGAAGACCGCCCTGTGGCTCAGCCCCGCCCTGGTCGGCTTCGCACGGCTCTGCCGGCCGGTCACGTCGGCGCTCGGGGCCTGCGCCCGCCTGGTGCTGCGGCTCTTCGGCGTCGAGCCGAGGGACGAGGTGGAGGCCGTCTTCACCAGCGAGCAGCTCAACCGTCTCGTGGAGGACTCCGGGCAGGCCGGTCTGCTGGAACCCGAGGCGCAGGAACGGCTCGAGGACGCCCTGGAGCTGGGCAGCAGGCCGGTCACCGACGTGCTGCTCGACCGGGCCGTGCTGGTGACGGTGGACCCGTCGGTCACCCCGCGCCGGATCGAGGAGCTGACCGTACGGACGGGGTACTCACGCTTCCCCGTCTGCGCGGAGGGCGGCGGCCCCTTCATGGGCTACCTGCACGTCAAGGACGTCCTGGAGCTGGAGGACGGCGAACGGGCCGTTCCGCAGCACGTCTGGCGCCCGATGGCGACCGTACGGGCGGAACTCCCGCTGGACGACGCCCTGACGGTGATGCGGCGCGCGGCGACGCACCTGGCCCAGGTCGCCGACGCCTCGGGCAAGGTGCTCGGTCTCGTCGCCATGGAGGACGTCCTGGAGACGCTCGTGGGCGAAGTGCGCGACCCGGCGCACCGCGTCTCGGTGCCCCGCCGCACGGTGGAGGTACCCAAGGCCATGGCTCCGCTGGGCTGA
- a CDS encoding phosphoribosyl-ATP diphosphatase: MANKTFEELFAELQLKAADGDPSTSRTAELVDKGVHAIGKKVVEEAAEVWMAAEYEGKEAAAEEISQLLYHVQVMMVARGISLDDVYAHL; encoded by the coding sequence ATGGCGAACAAAACCTTCGAAGAGCTCTTCGCCGAGCTGCAGCTCAAGGCCGCCGACGGCGACCCCTCCACCTCCCGTACCGCCGAACTGGTGGACAAGGGCGTGCATGCCATCGGCAAGAAGGTCGTCGAGGAGGCCGCCGAGGTCTGGATGGCCGCCGAATACGAGGGCAAGGAAGCCGCCGCCGAGGAGATCTCCCAGCTCCTGTACCACGTCCAGGTGATGATGGTCGCCCGCGGAATCTCCCTCGACGACGTCTACGCCCACCTCTGA
- the ribH gene encoding 6,7-dimethyl-8-ribityllumazine synthase, with product MSGKGAPELSVRNCGDLRVAVIAAQWHEKVMDGLVDGALRALHDLGIDEPTLLRVPGSFELPVVAKVLAGRGYDAIVALGVIIRGGTPHFEYVSQGVTNGLTQVTVDTGVPVGFGVLTCDTEEQALDRAGLEGSNEDKGHEAVTAAVATAATLRTVSEPWR from the coding sequence ATGAGCGGCAAGGGCGCACCCGAACTGTCCGTACGCAACTGCGGTGACCTGCGGGTGGCCGTCATCGCGGCCCAGTGGCACGAGAAGGTCATGGACGGACTCGTCGACGGGGCCCTGCGCGCCCTGCACGACCTCGGCATCGACGAGCCGACGCTGCTCCGGGTCCCCGGCAGCTTCGAGCTCCCGGTGGTCGCCAAGGTCCTCGCCGGCCGCGGCTACGACGCGATCGTCGCCCTCGGGGTGATCATCCGCGGTGGCACCCCCCACTTCGAGTACGTGTCCCAGGGCGTCACCAACGGCCTCACCCAGGTCACCGTCGACACCGGGGTCCCCGTCGGCTTCGGCGTCCTCACCTGTGACACCGAGGAACAGGCGCTGGACCGGGCCGGGCTCGAGGGCTCCAACGAGGACAAGGGGCACGAAGCGGTCACCGCTGCCGTCGCCACCGCCGCAACACTGCGCACCGTCAGCGAACCCTGGCGCTGA
- a CDS encoding uridine kinase produces MNDLADHARRLRSLRPSCGPVRIVAVDGHAGSGKTTFAGRLASELGDAPVLHLDDLATHEELFAWTDRLRAQVLDPLARGEAARYAPYDWSARRFGAARVVEPAPVMLIEGVGAGRAAVRPYLAGLLWLEGDSEWSWQRGRRRDGPALSEFWDGWTVAERRHFADDPSYPFADALIRQKPEGYDWLEGPRATAVTSHTLTESED; encoded by the coding sequence ATGAACGACCTGGCGGACCACGCACGCCGTCTGCGCTCCCTGCGTCCGTCCTGCGGGCCCGTGCGGATCGTCGCCGTCGACGGCCACGCGGGTTCGGGCAAGACCACGTTCGCCGGCCGGCTCGCCTCGGAGCTCGGCGACGCCCCCGTGCTGCACCTGGACGACCTGGCCACCCACGAGGAGCTCTTCGCCTGGACGGACCGCCTGCGGGCGCAGGTCCTGGACCCGCTGGCGCGCGGGGAGGCCGCGCGGTACGCCCCGTACGACTGGAGCGCCCGGCGCTTCGGGGCGGCGCGGGTCGTGGAGCCCGCGCCCGTGATGCTGATCGAGGGGGTGGGTGCGGGCCGGGCCGCTGTGCGGCCGTACCTCGCCGGGCTTCTCTGGCTGGAGGGGGACAGCGAGTGGTCCTGGCAGCGGGGCAGGAGACGTGACGGGCCGGCGCTGTCGGAATTCTGGGACGGCTGGACCGTCGCCGAGCGACGGCATTTCGCCGACGATCCCTCATATCCGTTCGCCGACGCGCTGATACGCCAGAAACCGGAGGGTTACGACTGGCTGGAAGGGCCTCGCGCGACAGCGGTGACGAGTCACACCCTCACGGAGAGTGAGGACTGA
- a CDS encoding nicotinamide mononucleotide transporter family protein, which yields MSILDWLNSEAFTAFGQHIIWSDMIGNTIGLIALALGWLRSVWTWPAQLLSGLVLIAANVSVQQAGSVGKQLIVVAVAVWGWQQWTRGRQKAQDGSIAVRFATWRERAYLVGGAALGTLAVGALFTAFPSLSWSPWADAYIFAGTLVAMLAQARGMVEFWFAWLLVDLVGVPLNFHSGLAFSGLIYVVYGALVLWGMRDWWLRTRTPALEGATA from the coding sequence ATGAGCATCCTGGACTGGCTGAACTCGGAGGCGTTCACCGCCTTCGGGCAGCACATCATCTGGTCGGACATGATCGGCAACACGATCGGTCTGATCGCCCTGGCCCTCGGCTGGCTCCGGTCCGTGTGGACCTGGCCCGCCCAGCTCCTGTCCGGCCTCGTGCTCATCGCAGCCAACGTCTCCGTGCAGCAGGCGGGCAGCGTCGGCAAGCAGCTGATCGTCGTCGCCGTCGCCGTATGGGGCTGGCAGCAGTGGACCCGCGGCAGGCAGAAGGCACAGGACGGTTCCATCGCCGTACGCTTCGCCACCTGGCGCGAACGCGCGTACCTGGTGGGCGGCGCCGCCCTCGGCACCCTCGCCGTCGGGGCGCTGTTCACCGCCTTCCCGTCGCTCTCCTGGAGCCCGTGGGCGGACGCGTACATCTTCGCCGGCACGCTCGTGGCGATGCTCGCCCAGGCCCGCGGCATGGTCGAGTTCTGGTTCGCCTGGCTGCTCGTCGACCTCGTCGGGGTCCCGCTCAACTTCCACAGCGGACTCGCCTTCTCCGGTCTCATCTACGTCGTCTACGGCGCCCTCGTCCTGTGGGGCATGCGCGACTGGTGGCTGCGTACGCGGACACCCGCTCTGGAAGGAGCCACGGCATGA
- a CDS encoding AAA family ATPase, whose translation MLCGQGILGARFVGDLMDIGTQGAQAPADLAWLRGVDAYTMGAYPQAEEEFRTAVRVDPGMADGWLGLHALRVDTTTALLRMYRHRDRFGEQRARYRRTLNSWYWLGWWVQPVLESPRDLLLAHASHWLDGRHVPELDRALAALPPVDADAHVRFLHACRAYLVKDWEQLVRTTEPLVDDPLLGIESGLFGGMARVRLEMYGQAEPLLSAALMRCRSEQPQRKELRYWLARAHEGTGRSAAALPLYRAVHRVDPAFMDTSARLAAISDGDGYEEAAGLAAVSLGFASDGLGAEAQPDGETTLGTDLVDGRDPWLGGEPQDLPGPAVPSPRPDRLREKPGTPRRAAHTGFPAGPSDPVLLAEALAELERMVGLEPVKRQVKALSAQLNMARLRAEQGLPVQPPKRHFVFSGPSGTGKTTVARILGRVFYALGLLGGDHLVEAQRSDLVGEFLGQTAVKANELIDSALGGVLFVDEAYSLSNSGYSKGDAYGDEALQVLLKRAEDNRDHLVVILAGYPEGMDRLLSVNPGLSSRFTTRVDFPSYRPLELTAIGGVLAAENGDTWDEESLEELRSISGHVIDQGWIDELGNGRFVRTLYEKSCAYRDLRLSGYTAAPSRDDLATLRLADLMQAYGEVLSGRGPVDRGTQEPGAL comes from the coding sequence ATGCTGTGCGGGCAGGGCATTCTGGGGGCACGGTTTGTGGGGGACCTGATGGACATCGGCACGCAGGGCGCACAGGCCCCGGCCGACCTCGCCTGGCTGCGGGGGGTGGACGCCTACACGATGGGCGCCTACCCACAGGCCGAAGAGGAATTCAGAACCGCGGTGCGCGTCGACCCCGGCATGGCGGACGGCTGGCTCGGCCTGCACGCCCTGCGGGTCGACACCACCACGGCACTGTTACGCATGTACCGTCACCGCGACCGCTTCGGCGAGCAGCGGGCCCGGTACCGCCGCACGCTCAACTCCTGGTACTGGCTGGGCTGGTGGGTGCAACCGGTGCTGGAGAGCCCGCGCGACCTGCTCCTCGCGCACGCCTCCCACTGGCTGGACGGCCGCCACGTGCCGGAACTGGACCGCGCCCTGGCGGCCCTGCCGCCGGTCGACGCCGATGCGCACGTACGGTTCCTGCACGCGTGCCGGGCGTATCTCGTCAAGGACTGGGAGCAGCTCGTCCGCACCACCGAACCACTCGTCGACGATCCGCTGCTCGGCATCGAATCGGGCCTCTTCGGCGGCATGGCCCGGGTGCGCCTGGAGATGTACGGGCAGGCCGAGCCCCTCCTGTCCGCCGCCCTGATGCGCTGCCGCAGCGAACAGCCCCAGCGCAAGGAGCTGCGTTACTGGCTGGCCAGGGCCCACGAGGGCACCGGACGGAGTGCGGCCGCCCTCCCCCTGTACCGGGCGGTGCACCGCGTCGACCCGGCCTTCATGGACACCTCCGCCCGGCTCGCGGCGATCTCCGACGGCGACGGCTACGAGGAGGCCGCCGGCCTCGCAGCGGTGTCGCTCGGGTTCGCCTCGGACGGCCTGGGCGCGGAGGCGCAGCCGGACGGTGAGACGACGCTGGGCACCGACCTGGTGGACGGCCGCGACCCCTGGCTCGGCGGAGAGCCGCAGGACCTGCCGGGACCCGCCGTGCCGTCGCCCCGGCCCGACCGGCTACGCGAGAAGCCGGGGACGCCCCGCAGAGCGGCGCACACCGGTTTCCCGGCGGGGCCGAGCGATCCCGTGCTGCTCGCCGAGGCATTGGCGGAGCTCGAGCGCATGGTGGGGCTCGAACCCGTGAAGCGTCAGGTCAAGGCATTGTCCGCCCAGCTGAACATGGCGCGGCTCCGGGCCGAGCAGGGCCTGCCCGTGCAGCCGCCGAAGCGGCACTTCGTCTTCTCCGGCCCCTCCGGCACGGGCAAGACCACGGTCGCCCGCATCCTGGGCCGGGTGTTCTACGCCCTCGGGCTGCTCGGTGGTGACCATCTGGTGGAAGCCCAACGCTCTGATCTGGTGGGCGAGTTCCTCGGCCAGACGGCGGTGAAGGCCAACGAGCTGATCGATTCGGCGCTCGGCGGGGTGCTGTTCGTCGACGAGGCGTACAGCCTCTCCAACTCCGGTTACAGCAAGGGCGACGCATACGGGGACGAGGCCTTGCAGGTCCTCCTCAAGCGAGCCGAGGACAACAGGGACCATCTCGTCGTCATCCTCGCCGGCTACCCCGAAGGCATGGACCGGCTGCTGTCCGTCAACCCGGGCCTCTCCTCCCGCTTCACCACCCGGGTCGACTTCCCCAGCTACCGCCCGCTCGAACTCACCGCGATCGGCGGGGTGCTGGCCGCCGAGAACGGCGACACCTGGGACGAGGAGTCCCTGGAGGAGCTGCGCAGCATCAGCGGGCATGTGATCGACCAGGGCTGGATCGACGAACTGGGCAACGGCCGCTTCGTCCGCACGCTGTACGAGAAGAGCTGCGCCTACCGTGACCTGCGGCTCTCCGGCTACACGGCCGCTCCGTCCCGGGACGATCTGGCGACGCTGCGGCTGGCCGACCTGATGCAGGCGTACGGCGAGGTGCTGTCCGGGCGCGGCCCGGTGGACCGGGGGACCCAGGAGCCGGGGGCGCTGTGA
- the hisG gene encoding ATP phosphoribosyltransferase yields MLRIAVPNKGALSGPAMAMLHEAGYQQRKESKELVLVDPANEVEFFYLRPRDIAIYVSSGRLDIGITGRDLLLDSAAEAEEILQLGFARSTFRYATKPGTATGPQDFDGMTIATSYEGIVAKHLADVGVNASVVHLDGAVETAVELGVAQVIADVVETGTSLRNAGLEVIGEPIMTSEAVVIRRTGAPADDPKVQQFLRRLQGVLVARSYVMMDYDCRVEHLERAVALTPGLESPTISPLHHEGWVAVRSMVAAKEAQRIMDDLYELGARAILTTAIHACRL; encoded by the coding sequence ATGCTGCGCATCGCCGTCCCCAACAAGGGTGCACTCTCCGGGCCTGCGATGGCGATGCTCCATGAGGCCGGCTACCAGCAGCGCAAGGAGTCGAAGGAACTCGTCCTCGTCGACCCCGCCAACGAGGTCGAATTCTTCTACCTCCGGCCGCGCGACATCGCGATCTACGTCAGTTCCGGCCGCCTGGACATCGGCATCACCGGCCGCGACCTGCTGCTCGACTCCGCCGCCGAGGCCGAGGAGATCCTCCAGCTCGGCTTCGCCCGGTCCACCTTCCGCTACGCCACCAAGCCCGGAACGGCGACCGGCCCGCAGGACTTCGACGGCATGACGATCGCCACCTCCTACGAGGGCATCGTCGCCAAGCACCTCGCCGACGTGGGCGTCAACGCCTCCGTCGTCCACCTCGACGGCGCGGTGGAGACGGCCGTCGAACTCGGCGTCGCCCAGGTCATCGCCGACGTCGTCGAGACCGGCACCAGCCTGCGCAACGCCGGACTGGAAGTCATCGGCGAGCCGATCATGACGTCCGAAGCCGTCGTGATCCGCCGCACGGGCGCCCCCGCCGACGACCCCAAGGTCCAGCAGTTCCTGCGCCGCCTGCAGGGCGTCCTCGTCGCACGCAGCTACGTGATGATGGACTACGACTGCCGCGTCGAGCACCTGGAGCGAGCCGTGGCCCTCACCCCGGGCCTGGAGTCGCCGACCATCTCGCCCCTGCACCACGAGGGCTGGGTCGCCGTCCGTTCCATGGTCGCCGCCAAGGAAGCCCAGCGGATCATGGACGACCTGTACGAGCTCGGCGCCCGTGCCATCCTCACGACGGCCATCCACGCCTGCCGCCTCTGA